The genomic DNA CGTCAAAATGACCCTCAGAAAGTCAAAGAATTAATGGATTCAATTGCCGCAATTGGTCAACAAGAACCAATCGAGGTTCTAGAAGTAGAAGGACGATATTATGGCTTTTCTGGTTGCCATCGTTATGAAGCTTGTCAACGTCTAGGGAAAGAAACAATTTTAGCCAGAGTCAGAAAAGCTACTCCTAGTGTTCTGAAAATGCACTTAGCATAATGATGGAGTTGAACTCATCTAACAGGAAAGCTTAGATGTTGAGAAGTTTATTAGCAGAATAAAAATTAAGAAATGGGGTATAATAAGTCGCAAAAACCTATACCCCATGCTTTATGGTCAATGAAGATTTAACCAATAAGTTGCAAAAATTAATGCAGCGTGTGGGAATTTCTAGTTTTAAAAATCTCAGTCGTGCAGCTAGTGTTTCCGAGCGTCAAATACTATCTTTACGGCAGGGAAAGCTAAAACAAATGAAAGTTGAGGTATTATTAAAAATTTCGGAAATATTAAAAATCTCATTAACTGAATTAATAGAAACCTTTTCAGATGTTAATTTTCCATCCCATCCAGAAAATTTACAAAAAAATCCTAAAAACCCACACAACGCTAACACAAATCAGGAAATTGCTGATTTACAAAGAGAGTACAAACGAGTAATACTCAAGCTAGAACAGCAGAGAGCGGTGTTACAACAAGAGTTTCAGCAGTCAAGTTTGCAAATATTAGAATCTTTATTGTTGTTTTGGCCAACCGCAGCACAGAAGGCCAAAGATAACCCTCAGCTAGAAGCAGTGAAAATACTTGCTTTAGTGCAAAAGCCATTAGATCAATTATTACAGACTTGGGGGGTGGAAACTATTGGTTCAGTAGGTGCTGAAATACCCTATAACCCTCAATTGCACCAAATATTGCAAGGAAATGCTGAAGTAGGCGAAATTGTAAAAGTGTGTTATGTTGGATACCGTCAAGGTGACAAGTTACTATATCGAGCTAAGGTTAACGCTATTAAATAGAGATAAGTAGGTCGGCGTTAAAAATTGTAATCTTGAGAATTAAGATATTTCCGCTAATGATTATCGTCAAGATAATTGTTGATTAGATTCATTTTTAACAGTTTTCTGTCAAACTTTAAAATAGAAAATACATG from Okeanomitos corallinicola TIOX110 includes the following:
- a CDS encoding sulfiredoxin; this encodes MVRIQEIPLNQIKRPLPRQNDPQKVKELMDSIAAIGQQEPIEVLEVEGRYYGFSGCHRYEACQRLGKETILARVRKATPSVLKMHLA
- the grpE gene encoding nucleotide exchange factor GrpE, coding for MVNEDLTNKLQKLMQRVGISSFKNLSRAASVSERQILSLRQGKLKQMKVEVLLKISEILKISLTELIETFSDVNFPSHPENLQKNPKNPHNANTNQEIADLQREYKRVILKLEQQRAVLQQEFQQSSLQILESLLLFWPTAAQKAKDNPQLEAVKILALVQKPLDQLLQTWGVETIGSVGAEIPYNPQLHQILQGNAEVGEIVKVCYVGYRQGDKLLYRAKVNAIK